A stretch of Crossiella cryophila DNA encodes these proteins:
- a CDS encoding response regulator transcription factor gives MTAVAQLRVRLDATDATVRAGALELLSRAGITVDPAEPTVTLAVGGTVEEALDAALTTPEQALPVTEPGRGRRLMVLADTFAPAGVLRAVRTGVSVLLHTRRTTADQLVAAVHSARHGDGRLPSEVLARLLSGPETAVVTAPRTLTARQTAVLTLMADGHGNAAIARSLSCSEHTVKNVIYELMARLQVRNRSHAVARAVRAGLI, from the coding sequence GTGACCGCGGTGGCGCAGCTGCGGGTGCGGCTGGACGCGACCGATGCCACGGTCCGGGCCGGGGCGCTGGAGTTGTTGTCCCGCGCGGGCATCACCGTCGACCCGGCGGAGCCGACGGTGACCCTGGCCGTCGGCGGCACGGTGGAGGAGGCCCTTGACGCCGCCCTCACCACCCCGGAGCAGGCACTTCCAGTCACCGAACCCGGGCGGGGCAGGCGGCTGATGGTGCTGGCCGACACCTTCGCACCGGCCGGCGTGCTGCGCGCGGTGCGCACCGGGGTCAGCGTGCTGCTGCACACCCGGCGCACCACCGCCGACCAGTTGGTCGCCGCGGTGCACTCGGCCCGGCACGGCGACGGCCGGTTGCCCTCGGAGGTGCTGGCCCGGCTGCTGTCCGGACCGGAGACCGCGGTGGTCACCGCACCCCGCACACTCACCGCGCGGCAGACCGCCGTGCTGACCCTGATGGCCGACGGGCACGGCAACGCCGCGATCGCCCGTTCGCTGTCCTGTTCCGAGCACACCGTGAAGAACGTGATCTATGAGTTGATGGCCCGGCTCCAGGTGCGCAACCGCTCGCACGCGGTGGCCCGCGCGGTCCGCGCCGGGCTCATCTGA
- a CDS encoding response regulator transcription factor — MGEPVRVSVVAMDPMLEAGATGALHSCPDVAVAGPAEVAEVTVVIVDAVAEAVLDLVRETRNGPDRPEVVLVATDLEPAEALHAIAAGARGLLRRREASADRLARTVLAAAGGDCTVPPDLLDSLLEHRARPVARAGVGGVTLNEREREVLRLVADGRETGEIAQELCYSPRTVVSVVHDITHRFRLRNRAHAVAYALRAGLL, encoded by the coding sequence ATGGGTGAGCCGGTGCGGGTCAGCGTCGTCGCGATGGACCCGATGCTGGAAGCCGGCGCGACCGGTGCATTGCACAGCTGCCCGGATGTGGCCGTGGCGGGCCCGGCCGAGGTGGCGGAGGTGACCGTGGTGATCGTGGACGCGGTGGCCGAGGCCGTGCTGGACCTGGTGCGGGAGACCAGGAACGGCCCGGACCGGCCGGAGGTGGTACTGGTGGCCACCGACCTGGAACCGGCGGAAGCCCTGCACGCCATCGCCGCGGGCGCCCGCGGCCTGCTGCGGCGCCGGGAGGCCAGCGCGGACCGGCTGGCCCGCACCGTGCTGGCCGCCGCCGGCGGTGACTGCACGGTGCCGCCGGATCTGCTGGACTCGCTGCTGGAGCACCGCGCCCGGCCGGTGGCGCGGGCCGGGGTCGGCGGGGTGACGCTCAACGAGCGGGAACGCGAGGTGCTGCGGCTGGTCGCGGACGGGCGGGAGACCGGGGAGATCGCCCAGGAGCTGTGCTACTCGCCGCGGACCGTGGTCAGCGTGGTGCACGACATCACGCACCGGTTCCGGCTGCGCAACCGGGCGCACGCGGTGGCCTACGCGCTGCGGGCAGGTCTGTTGTGA
- a CDS encoding aldehyde dehydrogenase, with translation MITYDKLYVGGQWVAPEIAEPIVVVSPHDRPVVGHAAQATPADVDRAVSAARAAFDHGPWPHTTPEHRQALIARFNELHAQRATEIAELVTAENGTPSWFTSSLQTAMAEQTNAYLRAAAEFGWEERVSTPNGPGPIVRREPVGVVAAVIPWNAPHQSALVKIVPALLAGCAVILNASPETALDALLLAEVFAAAGLPDGVLSILPAHRGASEYLVAHPGVDKVAFTGSTAAGRRIAAIAGEQLKRVSLELGGKSAGIVLADADLPTMLSQLPFASFGNNGESCGSISRLLLPRSRYEEFVDAIAGVVGAIPVGDPRDPATFIGPMVTPAQQERVRGYIRLGIAEGARLVVGGPEEPEGLTGGNYVRPTVFAEVRNDMRIAREEIFGPVLSLIAYETEEEAIRIANDSDYGLSGAVWSADQDRALAVARRLRTGGVLVNGDPGGFDAPFGGYKASGLGREMGVAGLSGYVELKTINA, from the coding sequence ATGATCACCTACGACAAGCTCTACGTCGGCGGCCAGTGGGTCGCGCCGGAGATCGCCGAACCGATCGTGGTGGTCTCCCCACACGACCGGCCGGTAGTCGGACACGCCGCCCAGGCCACCCCCGCCGATGTCGACCGCGCGGTCAGCGCCGCCCGCGCCGCCTTCGACCACGGCCCCTGGCCGCACACCACCCCCGAACACCGGCAGGCCCTGATCGCCCGGTTCAACGAGCTGCACGCCCAGCGCGCCACCGAGATCGCCGAGCTGGTCACCGCCGAGAACGGCACCCCGTCCTGGTTCACCAGCTCACTACAGACCGCGATGGCCGAGCAGACCAACGCCTACCTGCGCGCCGCGGCGGAGTTCGGCTGGGAGGAGCGGGTCAGCACCCCCAACGGGCCTGGCCCGATCGTGCGCCGGGAGCCGGTCGGCGTGGTGGCCGCGGTCATCCCGTGGAACGCCCCGCACCAGTCCGCGCTGGTCAAGATCGTCCCTGCCCTGCTGGCCGGGTGCGCGGTGATCCTCAATGCCTCGCCGGAGACCGCACTGGACGCCCTGCTGCTGGCCGAGGTCTTCGCGGCGGCCGGACTGCCCGATGGCGTGCTGAGCATCCTGCCCGCGCACCGGGGGGCCAGCGAGTACCTGGTCGCGCACCCGGGTGTGGACAAGGTCGCCTTCACCGGATCCACCGCCGCCGGACGCCGGATCGCGGCCATCGCGGGCGAGCAGCTCAAGCGGGTCAGCCTGGAGCTGGGCGGCAAGTCCGCGGGCATCGTGCTGGCCGACGCCGACCTGCCCACGATGCTGAGCCAGCTGCCGTTCGCCTCCTTCGGCAACAACGGCGAGTCCTGCGGTTCGATCAGCCGGCTGTTGTTGCCGCGCAGCAGGTACGAGGAGTTCGTGGACGCGATCGCCGGTGTGGTCGGGGCCATCCCGGTTGGCGATCCGCGGGACCCGGCCACCTTCATCGGCCCGATGGTCACCCCGGCGCAGCAGGAACGCGTGCGCGGCTACATCCGGCTGGGCATCGCGGAGGGCGCCCGCCTGGTCGTCGGCGGACCCGAGGAGCCCGAGGGCCTGACCGGCGGGAACTACGTGCGTCCCACGGTGTTCGCCGAGGTGCGCAACGACATGCGGATCGCCCGCGAGGAGATCTTCGGCCCGGTGCTCTCGCTGATCGCCTACGAGACCGAGGAGGAGGCGATCCGCATCGCGAATGACTCCGACTACGGCCTCTCCGGCGCGGTCTGGTCCGCCGACCAGGATCGCGCCCTCGCGGTGGCCCGGCGGCTGCGCACCGGCGGTGTGCTGGTCAACGGCGACCCCGGCGGTTTCGACGCGCCCTTCGGCGGCTACAAGGCCAGCGGGCTCGGCCGGGAGATGGGTGTGGCAGGGCTGTCCGGGTACGTCGAGCTGAAGACGATCAACGCCTGA
- a CDS encoding LacI family DNA-binding transcriptional regulator, whose amino-acid sequence MSRQRVTQAEVARVAGVSQAMVSLVLNGSSDVRIAPETRARVQEALRSTGYTVDIMGRRLRGKGNNILGVFSYESVFPSGGADFYRPILRGIEEEAEAQGYDLLLFTSSGRRAGRRQVYENGTNRLGIADGSILLGRHNDPAELARLTRERFPFVFIGRRESPAGPIAYVGADYVEATRQCYDRLWRLGHRRIALLGLAGDHEPTVDRRRGYEVAARRHRRTPLVLQQEDPDQAWQALVAEQVTGVLVETTAMAEGLHARATAAGLDVPGDLSIILLGDNDPSQGGGDSAVDWSMFRIPREELGATAVRVLLELLAGRSPDSGHRLLLPCVLHEGGTVAAAVRR is encoded by the coding sequence GTGAGCAGGCAGCGGGTCACCCAGGCCGAGGTAGCGCGTGTCGCCGGTGTGTCCCAGGCGATGGTCTCGTTGGTGCTCAACGGATCCAGTGACGTGCGGATCGCGCCGGAGACCAGGGCCAGGGTGCAGGAGGCGTTGCGCAGCACCGGGTACACCGTGGACATCATGGGCAGGCGGTTGCGCGGCAAGGGGAACAACATCCTCGGCGTGTTCAGCTACGAGTCGGTCTTCCCCTCCGGCGGCGCCGACTTCTACCGCCCGATCCTGCGCGGCATCGAGGAGGAGGCCGAGGCCCAGGGCTATGACCTGTTGCTGTTCACCAGTTCCGGCCGCCGCGCCGGCCGCCGCCAGGTGTATGAGAACGGGACCAACCGGCTGGGCATCGCCGACGGCAGCATCCTGTTGGGGCGGCACAATGATCCGGCCGAACTGGCCCGGCTGACGCGGGAGCGGTTCCCGTTCGTCTTCATCGGCCGCCGCGAGTCCCCGGCCGGACCGATCGCCTACGTCGGCGCGGACTACGTCGAGGCGACCCGGCAGTGCTACGACCGGCTGTGGCGACTGGGACATCGGCGGATCGCCTTGCTGGGCCTGGCCGGGGACCACGAACCCACCGTGGACCGGCGGCGCGGTTATGAGGTGGCCGCCCGCCGCCACCGGCGTACACCCCTTGTACTGCAACAGGAAGACCCGGACCAGGCGTGGCAGGCACTGGTCGCCGAGCAGGTGACCGGGGTGCTGGTCGAGACCACCGCGATGGCCGAGGGATTGCACGCGCGGGCCACCGCGGCCGGGCTCGACGTGCCGGGTGACCTGTCGATTATCCTGTTGGGGGACAACGATCCCAGCCAGGGTGGCGGCGACTCGGCGGTGGACTGGTCGATGTTCCGCATCCCACGCGAGGAGCTGGGCGCCACCGCGGTGCGGGTGCTTCTCGAGCTGCTGGCCGGCCGGAGTCCGGACTCCGGCCATCGCCTGCTGTTGCCCTGCGTGCTGCACGAGGGCGGCACGGTGGCCGCCGCGGTCAGGCGTTGA
- a CDS encoding class I SAM-dependent methyltransferase — protein MSTAQQRWARQLADWAIPAHVLAGAAESPWVLPRQVFRRRAAAQLAAPAGATHDQARAALAESGSLLDIGAGAGASSLPLLAAGLVTGFTAVDADADLLAACVESAESLGVPTRGLRGRWPDLAMRAGAADVVVCGNVVFNVPDLAPFIAALTAAARREVVLETATRHPLIDLNPLWRHFHGITRPEGPTADDLLAALDELGVHPHVARWRRPPGLEPRDFAELVETTRRRLCLPTESAAEVGRVLREHGHNPDLTADPGAAGRELVTLTWPGWAD, from the coding sequence GTGAGCACCGCACAACAACGCTGGGCCCGGCAGCTCGCGGACTGGGCCATCCCGGCGCACGTGCTGGCCGGGGCCGCCGAATCGCCGTGGGTGTTGCCGCGTCAGGTGTTCCGCCGCCGCGCCGCCGCCCAGCTCGCCGCACCCGCCGGGGCCACCCACGACCAGGCCAGGGCCGCGCTGGCGGAATCCGGGTCGCTGCTGGACATCGGCGCCGGGGCCGGGGCGAGCAGCCTGCCGTTGCTGGCCGCCGGGCTGGTCACCGGGTTCACCGCGGTGGACGCCGACGCCGACCTGCTCGCCGCCTGCGTTGAGAGCGCGGAATCCCTCGGCGTGCCAACGCGCGGGCTGCGCGGCCGCTGGCCGGATCTGGCCATGCGGGCCGGGGCCGCCGATGTGGTGGTGTGCGGCAACGTGGTGTTCAACGTGCCCGACCTCGCCCCGTTCATCGCCGCCCTCACCGCGGCCGCCCGGCGCGAGGTGGTGCTGGAGACCGCGACCCGGCACCCGCTGATCGACCTCAACCCGCTGTGGCGGCACTTCCACGGCATCACCCGCCCAGAGGGCCCCACCGCCGATGATCTGCTGGCCGCGCTGGACGAACTCGGCGTGCACCCGCACGTCGCCCGCTGGCGGCGACCACCCGGACTCGAGCCCCGGGACTTCGCCGAACTGGTCGAGACCACCCGGCGACGCCTGTGCCTGCCAACGGAATCCGCGGCCGAGGTCGGCCGGGTGCTCCGCGAGCACGGCCACAACCCTGACCTGACAGCGGATCCGGGCGCCGCAGGTCGCGAGCTGGTGACCCTGACCTGGCCCGGCTGGGCGGACTGA
- a CDS encoding CbtA family protein, translating into MTSPTFGSTLLRGGLAGVIAGLAGAAVQYFLTEIPLEAALAVEEARPAEPSAGDHHEELFDRGTQLVGGLLATVVIGLAIGLVFAVAFARLRHRLPGRADLDRALLLGGVGFLTISLLPGLKYPANPPGVGDPSTVEERTLLYLAVIVAGLVLANLAPWFNRFLARKGLDRSVRLVLTGLSTVVLLALVVILLPANNDPIPADIPAPLLWQFRLYSLIQLATLWTVLASVFGLLLDRQLRKADTQALAA; encoded by the coding sequence ATGACTAGTCCCACCTTCGGGTCCACGCTGCTCCGCGGCGGGCTGGCCGGCGTGATCGCCGGGCTGGCAGGCGCCGCGGTGCAGTACTTCCTGACCGAGATCCCCCTGGAGGCCGCACTCGCCGTGGAGGAGGCCCGCCCGGCCGAACCCTCGGCGGGCGACCACCACGAGGAGCTGTTCGACCGGGGCACCCAGCTCGTCGGCGGGCTGCTGGCCACCGTGGTGATCGGGCTGGCCATCGGCCTGGTCTTCGCGGTCGCCTTCGCGCGGCTGCGCCACCGGCTGCCCGGCCGGGCCGACCTGGACCGCGCGTTGCTGCTGGGCGGGGTCGGGTTCCTGACGATCTCCTTGCTGCCCGGCCTGAAGTACCCGGCCAACCCGCCCGGCGTCGGCGATCCGTCCACTGTGGAGGAACGCACGCTGCTGTACCTGGCGGTCATCGTCGCGGGCCTGGTGCTGGCCAACCTGGCGCCGTGGTTCAACCGTTTCCTGGCCCGCAAGGGTCTTGACCGCTCGGTCCGGCTCGTGCTGACCGGACTGTCCACTGTGGTCCTGCTGGCGCTGGTGGTCATCCTGCTGCCCGCCAACAACGACCCGATCCCGGCGGACATCCCGGCCCCGCTGCTCTGGCAGTTCCGGCTGTACTCGCTGATCCAGCTGGCCACCCTGTGGACGGTGCTGGCCAGTGTGTTCGGCCTGCTGCTGGACCGTCAGCTGCGCAAGGCTGACACGCAGGCGCTGGCCGCATAG
- a CDS encoding CbtB domain-containing protein, producing MSASAASPDRPTAIAVPAWSWLVAAAALIVLYVLLQENGLLLAHSSELIHEFAHDGRHALGVPCH from the coding sequence TCCCCCGATCGACCGACCGCCATCGCGGTGCCAGCCTGGTCCTGGCTGGTCGCCGCGGCCGCGCTGATCGTCCTGTACGTCCTGTTGCAGGAGAACGGTCTGCTGCTGGCGCACAGCTCCGAGCTGATCCACGAGTTCGCGCACGACGGGCGCCACGCGCTCGGCGTTCCGTGCCACTGA